Sequence from the Gadus chalcogrammus isolate NIFS_2021 chromosome 21, NIFS_Gcha_1.0, whole genome shotgun sequence genome:
TTTTGACAATGATAATATTTTTGATAATGATTCATAATGCAGGCTTGAAGCTGTTTGAAGGGCGGGGGAACACACTACAATGTGACTTGTTTACTTGACATGATTTAAGAGcagtgctgttgttgtttttcctacTTGTGTGTGCCTTGGGCTGTAGGGCGACTACAAGTGCTGGGCAGCATGGGCTGCCCTGCAACTGGGATAATGATGAAGGAGACATATTTAATTATACAGGCTCATACAATACAAAAAAGCAGGCCAGTAGGCGTCTTACATCGAACACaacatgtgttgtttactgGGTCACTGGTTGGCAGGGCACAATATGAGGGAGTGTGTCAAGGGGCACTGGTAACAGGCCCAGTGTCCCTGTGGGAGGAATAGAAATAAAGGATCCAACCCTGTTGGTAAGCTATGGTGTTTGTCATAATTgcaaggtaggcctacttcatgcAAAGCCATGTTTAAAACTTTAATGGGCTGAGACTAGACCGGTTTCAGCTTATGTTGCAATCAATAATtcaagggaagagagagagtgactaaagagagagagagagagagagagagagagagagagagagagagagagagagagagagagagagagagagagagagagagagagagagagagagagagagagagagagagtgagagtaagcCAACTTCAGAGAAATACATTGAAACGTGTACAACTAAATAAAACAGATGAATGAACGTTAGTTGGTGTGCCGTTGAGTCGGGCGTGCATGTCCATGTGGGGTCATTATCCACCGGTCTCATTTGTTTATAAGAATGGTAGACCCAATAGCGTTGCACAATAACCGTCATGCACTCTGTGTGTACGCGCGCGGAGCCTCGGGCGATTTACCTAGCCCGGGCGGATTCCAACAAGGCTTTGAACCAGTTACATTGTCATTCGACTTCATCAAAAATAATTGCAATGGCTCCCCGCTGCGATATTTGACGTTGAAGAGAGTAAAGGGTCTGAATATTCATCAAGTTCCAGGGGCTCCTGGGTACCGAGGGGGATGAGGAGCGGTTCCTCAGGAACCGTGCAGCAGCGACAAAGGCTCAATTTTCGCCTTTTACTATGGATCGCTGAACAGGTTCCAATAGTCGTCAGCTGAGAACAAGAAATACCATCATGGTAAGATTGAGCATGATGTATTTGAATAGTGTTGAATAGTCAAATGAGCACCGTAGGCCAATGCATGTGAACGTTAACATTGACTATTGTCTAGTAACTTATGAAGCGCATGCAGCCTCCCCATTCGAAACAAGCTAAGGTAGAACATTGTTTATGAAATAGGCTTTAAGTCGTATGccataataaaataataggcCTACAGCCTCCGCCATTAAGTTTATCCATCGGTAGAATAAATCTCGATGACAGCAGGGTCCAAAACTATTCAAATTAGAATTGACTAAAGCGATATTTATTTAACATATCATCCTGATGACATATCAAAGATAGGCTTATTGACGTTCCCACGAATGGACTGGACGCAGATATCccacatttaaaaatatttacaataaatgcATAATAGCCTCCACTAACAGGCCTGATACAATCCCATCCCATTTATACAGTCTGAATTAAATTACGGTTGGTAATAATACTCTTTATCTGATGTCCGGTGTGTTGGAGTTCAGCaccaagtttaaaaaaaaagtatcttgCTCCACTAACAACAAACTGTGCGCAAACTTTTATCTCCGAAAAATGGGCAGAGAGTATTAGAAGCCACCCTGTGACGTCGTTTCTCTTGGAAAAGTTGCGTTGGAGCGGGCGCGCGCTTTGTGGGCGTGCCCGGCCGAAGGCAAAACGGCGCTCGCGCGCCGCCACGCATACCTCTAGTGACTCTAGTGTCTTCAGGAGAGTCCTGCAGAAGGGAACTCTTACTGGGATGGGACGACAGCGGATTGCAGCTGACCTTCAACTGTCTGGCGGGAATCTAACTGACTGGCATTCTCAAAACATGTAAACTGTCGCTTTTTAGGGATATGCGTGAAAAAAAACGTGTCTTTTGTAGCGTAATTGAGGGTGAGTTGCaaattaacctttttttttttttactaggaTACCACTTTGCCAAGGCATTacaactttttttctttaatgCTTCTATTTTATCATGTAACAATATCTGTTCTATGGTCTGTAGGTTTTTCTGCTTAGTTTTTTGGTTTAAACCAAAAACATGTTCACATCCTACGTAAAGAGTCTCACTGATGTGGTTTTTCCTACGGTAAGCTGAACGAGTTTAAGCTGATTGTAATGCTGGGAACTGCACGGCTATACTGAAAACATTTtgatgggaaaaaaacacaatataacatATGTGTACCTATAAAGTATAGGCATACAAGCTTCTGTTATCCGTAACATATTGCACAATAAGTGACCTTTTAAACATTTTAGAAAAAATCCTGCTGCTTTCTGTGTCTTCTGTACACTTATATCACTTGAGTCAAAGTATGCTTACATTTGACTGAAGCTTGATTGGACTAAAGCATGACTAACTCCCATCCTAAGCACATTATAAAAGTATTAATCCCCCCGTCTGTATTCATCAGTCTGAAAGTCCAGAAGAGGAGCCGAGCCCGGGGGTCTTGGGGCGAATCGGCAGCTGGTTCTCTCCGTGGAAGTCACAAATCCCCAGGGATCTTGAAATCGAGAATGCCACCAAAGCGAGCGAGCAGGGCCCTGTGCCAGACACTGACGCAGCGAAGGGAGGAGCAGCGCGGGCTGAGCCTGTGAGAGAGCCCGCCGGAGGAGGCTggcagaggaaggaggggacAGGCGCTCGGAGCTCATACCCAGAGCGGTCGTGCCTCTCCAGggatctctcctcctccacgaaGGAGGACGCCGCCCGGTCTGCCCGCAGAGACGGCCCCCTCTGGTCCACCGACTGGGAGCCAGCAGAACCAGGGcccaaggaggaggagtttgTGGATGCTAGGGAGTTTctagaggggaggagaggacagggctGGGAGCGGGAAGGAGGTGGCCACCGTGGGACGCCACTGACAGGAGATCCCAGTTTGGAGCACAAAGCCAGTCCTCTGACGCCTCGGTCTCGCACACGTGTGCTCGGAGCGGTGGGGAAGCTTGACGCAGTCCACAACCCGGCTCAGAGGAACGCACTCAACCACTCAGGCAAGAAGCTCCACGTGTACCTGGAGGAAGAGACAAGTGTGATTAACAGTGGGAACAACTCCGGGCAGGAGGTGGTTCGCGTCAGACTAGAGAAGAGCTTCGATGTTCTCGCCAAGACCAAGTCACTGGACGCTCTCTATTCACCACGGAGCAGCGGCCCGGAGCGGCGTGAGATCAGGAACAGGTTCTGTCTGAGTGCCCCGGTGGATCTAGAGCTCACTGCCCCCTCAGACACCCACAGGGAGAGCCCTGGGACAGAATCGGAGGAGACAGATTCAGACAGGATGGGGCGCAAAAACACCAGCCGGAGAAAGTCCAGGAAGCTGTCTCAGGGAGACGTGGAGGGAAACTCCCAAGAGAACACACCTTCCAAGGCGTGTCAGGCACTGTCAGGCTCCCCCTCAGCCTCAGGTGGAACGTTGTTGACCAAAGCTCCAGGGGTGGAGACTCACCTGGGGAGAGCAGCAGGAAACTCCGCCTCCAGTCAGAGCTTATCTGAGGGAGGGAAAAACAAGACTTCGCCCACAGCTATTCATAGAGAAATTCCTCTGGGTAAGCAGCCAAAGGGACATTTAGGCACCGATACTACCAGTTGTACTGGCACCATCGTGGCTGCAGTTGATGGAGAGGAAGACATGGATGACAAATTTAAGTTGGAGAGGAAAACTGAAACAGCAGAGTCCAAACGCAAGAGTATTAAGGTCTCCAGAAGTGAGGTGAAGATATTTTCGAAGAATGTTCTTGTAAACGCTGATTCACAATCTGGGCCCAGAAGTGGAAATGTTTCAGAGAACTTTCATTCAGGATTATCAAAACCTCAAGATGCAGTCAAGGATAATTCTGAAACAGAGGTCCTTGCAAGGTAAGTTCGCTATGGTTTGAAGTTTAACGAAGGGAGTTGCCCAGTTAAAAGTTTGTTTATGAATGCAACAAGCAATGATAAAAAATCACAACCACTGAGCTAAGAGATTCCATTTTAAGTAACTGAGAAAAACTAGCATTTGGgcttcaataataataataatgataataataataaaatataaccgcaagcggtgattaacagggtccaagcaaaattaaaagtcaagaacacactaatggaagatatataaatacaacatataattgtcatatttaaggaaagatgtcCCACTTTTAAATCTGAACTGCAGCCtgattcacatggtcaaaatgtctattgataagcacacaacatccagaaaactcaaagcacacatttctcaagtgagttaagggctttcttaaaagagtacagatctgaaaatttgcactgttaatggtatccacctaatggtagccgtatggtagttattcTATAACAAAATGGttatataggcaaaatgggcTGGGACTGTGGACGtctggcttttctatgaaattctgggaaaattaaacatttttagagcagaagaccagtgtgaaaaagatgcatctgatttcagagattaatatgatgaaataattttgagtccaggtcaatctagtaaggagaaataaggttcatattattttttttaaatagcgccacctttgggtgcagtaccacaatttggatTTATGGGTAGTGGGAGGTATTTGTATCCGCCTAATAatagttgtatgtttttttacacaaaaacataatggtcacataagaaaaatgggctaactgctccaactttattggccaatatttctcaaatggaactaaattaaacaaattctgttcgatgatttttgtgaggcttggtctaatgattttatgtggcgattttggtgaatttttgattattttggttgcctgtgaatcttttaaacatgtttatctttaatatgaaattgtgggaaaagtaaaaaaatggaGGGCATAAGACCCGCCTTTCAtaaatgcatctgattctagagattcaTATTCTGGAAgtattttgagtccaggtcaatctggtgaggagaaataagccttaGTCATGATTTtctttacaatagcgccacctttgggtgcagtaccacacatttgggtttatggctagtgggggttattggcagaggcggagtggccgtcgggacgatcgggagatttcccggtcggccggcgaggtcaggtggaccggcccgcaattgtgtagcggcctgcgaagtcagttggaccggcccacagttgtgagcggccgcgaagcgtctgcaagccggccctgagcataatttattccccgtcaagacgccgcgaaaatccccgaaataaacaatatatatctcGGCTACCactataccacttgcttactctctatgtctcattcatggttttttttatattattttttttacttcatttaattcttcattattcaggcgttacagacgtttcatagccataaataaataatacgaactacagtttactttaatttgtttgttcttgaattgacgtagaatggagcaaagactcctgggattgggaaatgcgtttatccaataaacagcttgccggtccattttcggaaatgtagggggatatatgagcggccccacgtctaatggaatgaccctaaagacacgtcagacagagaaggcgagcaagttcgtggttgcttgcttttgtttaccggcgttgctatggttaccggtcttgtaaggaagtgcgccaattctcggagtgccaattctcttccgcacagagcagaactgtggcctattttacacatttttattttcttaattataattaaatcattcatttttaccgattctttttttattactgaaaaatcaagggggggggggggagggccggaccggggaggattctcccggtggatattagtgtcccactccgcccctggttattggtaaccataccggaaaatgtcaagagttttcgacttatggtataggctgcagtatgacttttaaaGAATTTGATGGGGGAAAAACAAgcaataggggaccaagcagcttcgctgccctgacccctaataataatactaccCATTGAGGTTATTTTTAAAACATACTTTAAGAGTTCGTTTTGCTACAACAAAAAATGCCTTCCCTAGGGAAAAATACAACACGCTTAACAACTCTTTATATTTATAACCAACATCAGTCATAATAGAATACACCTAGCCTGGGGCAGATAATAAACAGATATAACTAAAGTTGTTCCCTATTCACCAGTAATGTGCTATGGCTATGTTTAAAGGATACCAGCTTGTGGCTGATAttaatctatttttatttttccccaGAAAAGGGAACCTGGGGATACTGGAGGAGGAACCTAAGGCCGTGATTGCAGGTCGGATTGCAGATAAGATCAGCGTCTTCGAGGGACAGAGATTGGGGGCTGTGAAGAAGACCTTCCATACTACAAGGAGTGCGGATGTCTCTCCGATCAGGGCCGCCTCTAGATCACTAAAGAAGGACGACGTAGACGGAGGCAACAGGTCCAAGTCAGAGGAGCGCCTTGATGACGGCAGGTCCAGTTCAGCTCCACCTGAGAAGGCAAGGACCGTTAAGGAACGGGCGAGAAACATAGAGGCATGCAAATCCGAAAACAAAACACCAATGTCTCCAAAGGTTGCAATTCGAGGAATGTCTCTAAAAACCTCCTCTGTATCTTTGAGAGCTGTGTCAAAGCCATCCCAACTGGACATTCAGGACAAACAGGCTGTCAACGAGAAAACACCAACTGCACTCATATCCGAGATAAAACACGGTGTGCCAGATGGCACCGTTGAGGCCGTGAAGCTTTCAGGTCCTGAGCAACTGCAGGCAGACTCTGGAACTATACACCCCAGAGAACTCACAGAGAGGAAGGATCTACTTACGACTAAGAACAACATTGAATCAGATAGACCAGTGCCTGCTGACTCTGATGAACATGCTAATGAGATTAACCCCGAGGCTAAAACATCTAGCAAGACGGGTACCCGCTctaagaagaggaggagtagagaccTTACCAGTCCTCCGAATGGTACGAAATCTGACGGTTCAAACGATAAGCCCTTGCTGACTTCCAGCCAACAGGATAAGGAGTCTGCCAGCATTGGGCCGTGTTCACCCGTGCGGACTCTAACAGATCCAGGCATGGTTCAATCCAATAAATCTCTCGGTAAAACTGCTGTGGAAAAACACCACGCCACTGGTTCCACCCAGCAGGTTTCAGGCAAGACAGTACAGTCTCCAGATAAAGAGCCGGGCTCTAAGGATGAGGGCAGAGACCAATTACTAAAGGGGCAGGGGGGATTGTTGAAATCTGTCACTAAATATAAAGGGCCCGATACTGACACTTCCCAACGCAGAACAAAGCAGCCTTCTGATGTAGGTCGTTTACCTGGGAAAATAGACCCAGTATCTGATcagaagggggaaggggtttcAAAGGGCAATAGTAAAGCAGTCCCCTCCCCCACATCCTCGATAGTAGAACAACCTCTCATTGAGAAACCACCAGCAGTGGAGCAAGGTGCACCAGTTGCTCCTGTTAAATCAGAGAAGCCTCCAAGTCAGGCTGAAAGCAAAGCTAAAGCGAGTGTTAAACAACAAGTGGCAAAAACAGAAGCCATCGATCAAAGTGAAGATGGATGTAAACAGAAAAATTTACAATCGAAAAAGAATGACACCAAAAATGTTCCTCATGTTAAGGACCAGGCCAGAGAAAACGTTCAAGAACAACAACTACCGAAGCAGCAGCAAATTAGTGTGGATAAGGTCACCACAAAGGGAACGGCTTCAAACTGTCGAGAGAccaccacagacacagagaaaagTAAGGCTGAGAGTGGGAAAAAAGGAGGAGACAAGCCCTCCAAAAACACTTTAAACTCGGAGCCCAACCAGTCAGAGGCAATGAAGAAAGCATCTCCCCCAAAGCAGTCTGTTGATTTACCTGCTCTTGTGAGGGAGTTACCCACCGCCAAAGGTGGAGGAGTGAATGAGAGGGCGGCCCCTGCAGACACCCAcactgtgcgtgtgagtgacaGTGATAAGGGGCCTGTCAAACCAGCCAAGTTGCAGAGGACTACAAATGAGTCAAAAAAGGATTCTGCAAAAGTCAGCAACAAAGAAACAAAGGCAGCAGTGACCGCAGTGGAACTACAGTCTGAATGTTTGCCTGTAGGAAAAACAGAGACATTGGCtgatgactcacacacacaagaagctgGTGGTTTAGTTGCACAAGAGGCATTTGGTTCTGATCTACCGGTTAAAACAGGCACGGCGGTGAAACACGtgcctgaaaaaaaacaacctctGCCTAATGTTAAATCTGATGGCAGAGAAAAGCCAGAAAAGCCCAAATCAGTTGAAAATATAATTTCTCCTCACACTACCCTCCCTAAGCCTATCAGCCAAGATGTGGCGGAAAAACCAACTGGGAATAAAAGCATGACTAACAGTTCTTCAACAACAGGGGTCGAAAGCTCTCCGAAGATAATGACTGACCCGTCTCACGCGGCACAGCTTAATGATTCACAAAAGCTACACCATACAGTGAATACTGTCGGATCAGCTGCTGCCACACAGGAAGTGGAGCAGAGTCCATGTGATAATAAAGTTACTGTACCTAGCGTCACAAACACTAAGGAGACGGAGACAGTCGATAAACGAAACCTTGAACAACAGGTGATATCTTCGCCCGTTGTTATGGAAGATATCACTCTAATATCGCAGCCTGTCAACAATAACCCCGGGTCAGCCTCGTGTGCGCCTGAGACTGCTAAACAATCTGCTGGGAAAGAAAACGTTGAAAGTGGCCCAGGCTCTCCCCAGCGCTCCCCTCAGACCAGGCTGACTCTGCCAAGGGGGCTGGGAGCAGGCGACTCATCGCCCCAGCGGGACGCCCCCTCCAGCTGGCTGGATGTGGACTTCCCCAAGCAGAGGCTGAGGCTCCCGGATCAGCCTCCGAGGCTGGGCTACTCCTCCAGCGAGAGCAACCTCCTGGACACGGCGGGGGAGTTGGGCGACGACGACTTTGTGGAGAAGATCAAAAACCTCTGCGCCCCCTTCTCCATGCCGCCGCGCAAACACAGCCACCTGCGGCCGCCGCAGCCCCCGTTCGCCATGCCCGCCATCAAGGAGGACCGCTTCGAGAAGACCTTCGACCCCGATCAGTTCCAGTTTGGGCTGAGGAAGAAAACGGCCAAATCGGGCCCCAGTCTGCTGGCCAAGCTCCAGAGCAACGAGACCAAAGCCAGCCTGAAGCCCGCCAGGGCTAGCATAGCGGACCGGTGCATCCTGCTCAATAGCATGGACTCACGCTCCCGGCTCAGGGAGAGGAGCTTGGCCCacgaggagaaagaggaaggggaggaggagaggacaacgACATCAAACGAAAAggaagagaagaaagaggagaccAAGGTGAGGTCTCGCTTGGAGGGAAGCAGCATCCTCAGCAGCCTGAGTGCTTCCAGTGCCAGAGGGAAGAGAACCGGTCTGgaggccctccccctctctggggtTGCAACATCTAGCGTAGGCCCCCAGAATAGCCTGTCCCCTGGAGCTTCCGCACCGCTCCTGCCTAGCCCTACCTCCCCAGCTCCATTGGCTGAGGTCTTGGGCAGCCACCACCCAGCGGCTCTGGCTGACAGTAGTGGCACCCAGGCTGGGCAGGCTCTGGTCGGTGAGTCAGCTCCACTGCTTCCCTCCTTTAACGACATCAAGCTGCCCGACTATTTGGAGAAGTACCTCCCTCGAGAAGGCGAAGCAGGAAGGGAACAAGTCAACCCAGAGGTTAGTTTGGTCATAAACATTGTATTTCTTTGAATGATGCCTGCGGTATGCAACTGTGTCCCTGCACCTCTATTATTGTCATGAAAATAGTTATGTCATTAGGGTTTTTAGTTTCGCGAAAGTAAATTCAGATCTGCAGAGAAAAAGGCAAGAAAATCGACCTCATGTACAAAATGGTTGCCGTGCTCCTGCAGTGAACAGCCACCTAGTGCAGCTGTTATGATATACATGCATCCTTGGGAACAAGAGTGTTATGCGTCTGTCATTAGTCATTGCATTCTTACAAGCCAGAAAGCCAGTCCAACCACTCTGTCCGCCTTGTTTATACAACAGAAGCCGGGGGTCGTGATGTCATCAGCAGCCCTCGAGGTTGCAACAGAAATGAAGAAGAAGCCCGGGCTCCCGGTCGCTGGTGGAATGCTGCCATGTCTACCTGCAACCCCCGCAGTCCCACCCCCTGCACAAACCAAGCCCGCTGCGCCCTCCCGGCTTCCCCCAACAAAGCCGCTACCACTCCCACATGGGATGCCCACTGCTGATGTGAGTGttgggtcccccccccacccccccctttaCATGCACCCTGTTTTACCTATATGCGAGAGTGTGACTGCTACATTTCCTCAGGGGGTTTGAGGCAGGAGGGGAACCCAAATGCAGATGTGAGCAAACTGAAAAGCATGTGAGAAGGGGCTTTGAAAGATGTTCCAACAGAAAGTCATGCAGGCAGTGTCAAAGCCAAAGGTATAAGACCAATAGAAACAAACACGACAAGAAGTGGGTAGGAACTAGGGAACCTGAATAACAAGGCACACATGTGAACAGAGTTGCTAATCACTACAGCAGCGGCACACATTTGACTAACAACACAGTCATGAATGGGGCTGTATTTTGACATCATTACCACAGGGAAACTAAGGCCATATACTTGAATAAAGATAAATCTGCaaatggagggggagggggggtggaggtagtcTAGTGGCAAGAAAGAGCTTAGGGTTTGATTCCCAGTGTATTCAAACAACCTGTTAACAAGAGGTTCAACCCTTTTATTCTGAAGGGCCATTGTATGACATGTAAGGGATATAGATCCTACCGGCTCTCTTTAGATTATCCTGCTTATTACACATCTACTTATTAAAGAAAGACATAATTGTACAAAATCCTCATCATTGTATTGATTTGGAAATGATTGACATTAGCGTCCTTAGACGTCAGTTATTTCTAATATTCAGAAATAGCTGACGGCTTAATGCTTTggttgaccaatcagaatcaagcatcTATGCTGCATCTTAAATAATCCATAGACCCAAAATGTTTGTAATCTCACCCTTTTAATGAGAGGTGATAAGTCAAGCATATCAGGCTGCGTCTCTGCCAATTTGTTGCTGTTAACATCTGGCTGGGAGGCTGCAACCCTCTTCTGCTGCTTTGACAATCATTTTTCTATTAATTTGTCTGCAGACCGGAGTCCCAAAAGGACCTCACAGGCGTCCAGGAAAGGTAGGCACATCTTCTCTCATCTTCTCGCCTCACTTTTAACAAAGTCTAGGGTGACGGGTGGTGGAGGTTCAGAATCGACTGTTCTCTGTAAGCATCTGCTTCACATAGTTTGCTTCTTGGGGGCAAACAGTGTGGAGCAACAGAGAGAAGCAAAGAAATGTTCATCTGGATGTGATTAAAAATCACAAGATTGCATTGGCGGCTGGGCCAGTAGAAACCTTCTGGAAGGAGCATGACATTGAGGgttgccagagagagagagagatagggatatgtgtagagagagagagagagagagagagagagagagagagagagagagagagagagagagagagagagagagagagagagagagagagagagagagagagagagagagagagagagagagagagagagcaagagagagagagagagagagagagagagagagagagagagagagagagagagagagatagagagagtgtggCCTCCAAAACGTGTATACCACATTCTTGTTCTTAATTATGTATAATGCCCTGGAACAATTTAAATTGTTCACTAGCTCTCTGCCAATCTTGGTATTTTGTTATCCTCCCCACCGTCCATAGTGCTGACTGTATTAAGATACACACATTGACTACAGTGCTACTATTTCAATGTCCTCTATGACAGATAGAGATAATCCAGGGCAGACTGCTACACTTAAACAGACTTTTGCCAATTAGATTGATACTTTATCACTACACatctcctaaaaacacactttgTTCACTGTGGTC
This genomic interval carries:
- the LOC130374112 gene encoding beta/gamma crystallin domain-containing protein 1-like isoform X2, coding for MSESPEEEPSPGVLGRIGSWFSPWKSQIPRDLEIENATKASEQGPVPDTDAAKGGAARAEPVREPAGGGWQRKEGTGARSSYPERSCLSRDLSSSTKEDAARSARRDGPLWSTDWEPAEPGPKEEEFVDAREFLEGRRGQGWEREGGGHRGTPLTGDPSLEHKASPLTPRSRTRVLGAVGKLDAVHNPAQRNALNHSGKKLHVYLEEETSVINSGNNSGQEVVRVRLEKSFDVLAKTKSLDALYSPRSSGPERREIRNRFCLSAPVDLELTAPSDTHRESPGTESEETDSDRMGRKNTSRRKSRKLSQGDVEGNSQENTPSKACQALSGSPSASGGTLLTKAPGVETHLGRAAGNSASSQSLSEGGKNKTSPTAIHREIPLGKQPKGHLGTDTTSCTGTIVAAVDGEEDMDDKFKLERKTETAESKRKSIKVSRSEVKIFSKNVLVNADSQSGPRSGNVSENFHSGLSKPQDAVKDNSETEVLARKGNLGILEEEPKAVIAGRIADKISVFEGQRLGAVKKTFHTTRSADVSPIRAASRSLKKDDVDGGNRSKSEERLDDGRSSSAPPEKARTVKERARNIEACKSENKTPMSPKVAIRGMSLKTSSVSLRAVSKPSQLDIQDKQAVNEKTPTALISEIKHGVPDGTVEAVKLSGPEQLQADSGTIHPRELTERKDLLTTKNNIESDRPVPADSDEHANEINPEAKTSSKTGTRSKKRRSRDLTSPPNGTKSDGSNDKPLLTSSQQDKESASIGPCSPVRTLTDPGMVQSNKSLGKTAVEKHHATGSTQQVSGKTVQSPDKEPGSKDEGRDQLLKGQGGLLKSVTKYKGPDTDTSQRRTKQPSDVGRLPGKIDPVSDQKGEGVSKGNSKAVPSPTSSIVEQPLIEKPPAVEQGAPVAPVKSEKPPSQAESKAKASVKQQVAKTEAIDQSEDGCKQKNLQSKKNDTKNVPHVKDQARENVQEQQLPKQQQISVDKVTTKGTASNCRETTTDTEKSKAESGKKGGDKPSKNTLNSEPNQSEAMKKASPPKQSVDLPALVRELPTAKGGGVNERAAPADTHTVRVSDSDKGPVKPAKLQRTTNESKKDSAKVSNKETKAAVTAVELQSECLPVGKTETLADDSHTQEAGGLVAQEAFGSDLPVKTGTAVKHVPEKKQPLPNVKSDGREKPEKPKSVENIISPHTTLPKPISQDVAEKPTGNKSMTNSSSTTGVESSPKIMTDPSHAAQLNDSQKLHHTVNTVGSAAATQEVEQSPCDNKVTVPSVTNTKETETVDKRNLEQQVISSPVVMEDITLISQPVNNNPGSASCAPETAKQSAGKENVESGPGSPQRSPQTRLTLPRGLGAGDSSPQRDAPSSWLDVDFPKQRLRLPDQPPRLGYSSSESNLLDTAGELGDDDFVEKIKNLCAPFSMPPRKHSHLRPPQPPFAMPAIKEDRFEKTFDPDQFQFGLRKKTAKSGPSLLAKLQSNETKASLKPARASIADRCILLNSMDSRSRLRERSLAHEEKEEGEEERTTTSNEKEEKKEETKVRSRLEGSSILSSLSASSARGKRTGLEALPLSGVATSSVGPQNSLSPGASAPLLPSPTSPAPLAEVLGSHHPAALADSSGTQAGQALVGESAPLLPSFNDIKLPDYLEKYLPREGEAGREQVNPEKPGVVMSSAALEVATEMKKKPGLPVAGGMLPCLPATPAVPPPAQTKPAAPSRLPPTKPLPLPHGMPTADTGVPKGPHRRPGKMVLFEKAPFGGQAYEVFRDLKDATALQLSPVISVRVVRGCWILYESPGFRGRCVALEEGGLDLSNVWAPPDTGATPHKDAAMLIGSIRLAVCDYVLPHIDLFTDPEGHGRVTPYHDDTVEMGTFGIAQSTASIKVHSGVWLVFSDPGYQGMLAVLETGEYPFPESWGFPSPFIGSLRPLKMGAFKVEYPNEVKAVLYESPGFEGPSVEIESDLFCFEREEEEGGEEDKALTSTKLTSVGSLKIIGGLWVGYSQPGFEGRQHVLEEGEYLDWGDWGGGSEHFLSLRPVQADFISPHLKMFTDEDFGAHGAHIDLTVPVPSMELTGYGLRTKSVHVVDGVWVVFEEPDFCGEAYVLEKGLYGNPEDWGAMQPLVASVMPIVLDNLGNSAKFKVHLFSKEDFQGSEAVLEDSAEALQPGFSVASCRVLAGSWLAFEGAGFSSRMYVLEVGSYADRRAMGCVDTHANILSLQTAGFEFSLPSVTLFERAGLRGKRAMLTAGSVNLQLAGAFSRVQSVLVEGGMWVLYKEISYRGDQILLRPGEVPDWRGYSSWHNIGSLRPLVQKQVYIRLRNRGSGLLMGVTGELEDLKLMRVQETEETGGVEQVWVYQDGHLRCKLLEECCLSPSGTMTMAGSRLGLSPEPEGLQHLWSISPDGEIHHVGPAGLLLDVKGGHNYDKNQVILSTFDPNKPTQQWDVEIV